In the genome of Variovorax sp. PAMC26660, the window GTCTCCTGAAGACGTCCCTCATCGCCGGCGGACTTTCCGCAGGTGGCCTGCTGTCCGTCGATGCCTTCGCACAGGGCAAGGCGCGCATCAACATGCAGCTGGGCTGGATCGTCGGCGGCAACCAGATCGGCGAGGTGGTCGCCAAGCGCATGGGCTTCTACGAGCAGGAGGGCATCGACTTCGCGATCCAGCCGGGCGGCCCCAACATCGATGGCGTGGCGATCATCGCCTCGGGTCGCTACGAGGTGGGGCAGGTGTCTTCGAGCCCGTCGATCATGCTGGCGGTGTCGCAGGGCCTACCGATCAAGTGTTTTGCCATCGGTGCGCAGAAGCACCCCTACACCTACTTCTCGCTCGCGAAGAATCCGGTGCGCAAGCCGGCCGACCTGGTGGGCAAGCGCGTGGGCATTCCGTCGACGGCGGCCATCCTGCTGCGCGCGCTGCTGGCGAAGAACAAGATCGCCGAGAAGGATGTCAAGGTCATCTCCATCGGCGCGGACATGTCGCCGCTGCTGACGGGGCAGGTCGACGTGGTCACGGGCTGGCTCACCAACACCACCGCGATCAAGGTGCTGGGCCCCGACATCGCCTCGCTCACGCAGTGGGATGCGGGCGTGCGCCTGTACGCGCTGCCTTATTACGCATCGACCAAGACGCTGGAGACGCAGCCCAAGGTCATCGAGGCCTTCCTGCGCGCCACGGCCAAGGGCTGGCACTACGTGCGCGCCAACCGCGACCAGTCGGTGGACATGCTGGTCAAGGAGTACCCGAACCTCAAGCGCGAGGATGAACGCGTCGCCGTCGACGTGATGCTCGAGTACGCCTTCGGTGGCATGGCGCAGACCCAGGGCTGGGGCGCGATGGACCCGGCCGTGTGGCAGGAGCAGATCACCACCTATGCGGACCTGGGCCAGTTCACCGCACGCACGCCGAAGGTCGAGGACGTGATCTCGCTCGATGCGCTCAAGGCCACCGCAGCCGCACGTGCAGTGAAGGCCTGACGCGATGGCCGCCGTTCTCAACGCGCCACCCGCATCCGCGCCCGCTGCACCAGCGATTGCCTGCCGCGACATCGGTGTGCGCTTCTTCACCGAGCGCCGCGACGTCACCGCCATCGGCAGCCTCGATCTCGACGTGGCGCAGGGCGAGTTCCTGACCTTGCTCGGCCCGTCGGGCTGCGGCAAGTCGACCTTCCTGCGCGTGGTGGCGGACCTGCTGCAGCCCAGCCGTGGCCGCATCGAGGTGCTGTCGTCCACGCCGCAGGCCGCGCGCAAGAACCGCGACATCGGTTTCGTGTTCCAGGATGCGGCGTTGCTGCCCTGGCGCACCGCCCTGCAGAACGTGGAGCTGCCGCTGCAGGTCGGCGGTGGTGCCAGCCGCAAGGGCCGCCGTTCGCCGCGGGAACTGCTCGAACTGGTGGGCCTGAAGGACCGGCTGAATGCCTTCCCGCACGAGATGTCGGGCGGCCAGCGCCAGCGCGTGTCGATTGCCCGCGCGCTCGCCAGCGACCCGAAGATTTTGCTGATGGACGAGCCCTTCGGTGCGCTCGACGAGATCACGCGCGACCGGCTCAACGAAGAAATCCTGCGCGTGTGGCGCGAGACCGGCGTGACGATTCTCTTCGTCACCCACAGCATCCACGAGGCCGCCTTCCTGGGCCAGCGCGTGCTGATGCTCGCCGCCAACCCGGGGCGCGTGCGCGAGATCGTGCCGGTCGAGCTGCCGCGCGAGCGCACGCTGGAGATGCGCGAGACCCCCGAATTCGTTCGCCTCACGAGCCATCTGCGCCGTGTGCTGGAAACCTGCTGAGGCCGATGCCATGAACACCCGCTCCCTCGATTCCGCAGTGTCCGGCGCCTTCGCCGCACCGGCCGACCCCGAATACCTCGCATGGGCCGCCGCGCGGCAACGACGCCTGTGGCGCCGCCGCATATTGCCGGCGCTCGGTATCGGCGGCCTGGTCTTTTTGTGGTGGGCCGTGATCGTCGTGTTCGACGTCAAGCCCTTCATCGCACCCACGCCCTGGGCCGTGCTGGAGACGCTCTACGCCAAACGCGACGTGCTGCTCGACAACCTGCTGCCCACCGCAATGGAGGCTGCTGGCGGCTTCGTGCTGGGCAACCTCGCGGCCATCGCCGTGGCGACGGTCTTCGTGCACAACAAGACGCTGCAGGACATCTTCTTTCCGGTGGTGCTGATGTTCAACGCCGTGCCGCTGGTGGCCAAGGCCCCGGTGCTGGTGCTCATCATGGGCAACGGCATGGAGCCGAAGATCACCATTGCCGCGCTGGTCTGCTTCTTCCCGACGCTGGTGAACATGGTGCGCGGGCTGGAGTCGGTCAACCCGCAGGCGATGGAACTGATGCGCGTGCTGTCGGCGAGCAAGACCGAGATCTTCTTTCGGCTGCGCTTGCTGAATGCGTTGCCCTACCTGTTCTCGGCCCTGCGCATTGCTGCATCGATGTGTGTCATCGGCGCAGTGGTGGGCGAGTGGGTGGGTGCCACGGTGGGCATCGGCGCCATGATTCTGCAAGCCACCTTCAACTTCGATTCGCCGCTGCTCTACGCCGCGATCGTCATGAGCGCCACGCTCTCGGGCCTGTTCTTCCTGCTGGTGACGCTGGCCGAACGCTGGGTCATCCGATGGCAACCGGAAGCTGCGCCGTGATCCATCGGGCGCATTTCAAACGCACATCCAAACAATTCAACAGGAGAGTTCTATGAGCCGTATTGGCGACTGGATGCAGGAGCCCGCGCACGACGTGCGCGTGGCAGCCGAATCGGACGTGGTGGTGGTCGGTGGCGGCCCCGCGGGGCAGGCCGCGGCCCTGGCCGCCGCGCGCAACGGCGCGAGCGTGACGCTGCTGGAGCGCTACAACCACCTGGGCGGCCTGGCCTCGGGCGGCATGGTGCTGGTGCTGGACGACATGTGGGACAGCCATCAGCAGGAGATTTCGGTGCGCGGCATCTGCCTCGAAATGATCGAGCGCATGTCGGCACTGGGCCTGGCCGAGTACCCGCGTCAGCAGGACTGGGGCACGCTGCCCGATTCGGTGCGCCGCTGGAAGCGCTGGGGTACCTACGACTTTCACAGCAAGGAGAAGCCGCATCCCATCTGCTTTGCCGCCGCCTTCGACCCCGATGCGTGGAAGCGCACCTCGCTCGAAATGGTGCAGCAGGCCGGCATCGAACTGCGGCTGCACTCGTGGTTCTCGCGCACGCTGGTGGAAGACGGCAAGGTCAAGGGCGTGGTCTGCGAAACCAAGGGCGGCCGCGAAGCCATCCTGGGCAAGGTGGTGATCGACGCCACCGGCGACCTCGACGTGGCCGCCTCGGCCGGCGCGCCGCACATCAGCGGCAGCTACATCGTGACGACCGTGTTCCGCCTCGGTGCCGTAGACACGGAAGAAGCCGAGCGCTTCGAGCGCGAAGAGCCCGTGGCCTGGCAGGCGCTGGACCGCGAGATCAAGCACATGCTCGGCGGCGCCTGGGATGCCTGGTGGCTCAAGACGCCGCTGCCTGGCGTGGTGTGGTGCAACTGCCCGCACATGCCGGGTCTTGACGGCCTGAAGGTGAGCGACCTCACGCGCGCCGAAGTGCAGGGCCGCGCCACCATCCACAAGGTGATCGATTTCGTGCGCGCCAGGCTGCCGGGTTTCTCGAAGTGCACGCTGATCGACATGGCGCCGCAGACCGGCATCCGCCAGACCCGCCTGCTCGAAGGCGCCTATGTGATGACCAAGGAAGACGTGGCGCAGCGCACCCGTTTCGACGACAGCGTGGCGCGCGGGCGCGACTACTACTACCCGTACCGCACGCTGCTGCCGCGCAGCGTCGAGAACCTGCTGGTGGCCGGCCGCCACTATTCGGCCACCTCGGCTGCGCAGAAGATCTCGCGCGAGATCCCGCCCTGCATGGCGATGGGCGAGGCCACCGGCACGGCCGCCGCGCTGGCGTTGAATGCAGGCGTGTCAGTGCGCGATGTCGATGTGGCGAAGCTGCAAAAGACGCTGCGCGCACAGGGCGCCGACCCGGGCGACCAGAAGGGGCCGAACGCCGACGTGCCCGCCATCGCCCGTTCGTTCGTGAAGGAGGCCGCATGAGCAGCGCCAACGCATTGCCGCTGGACGGCATCCGCGTGATCGACTTCACGCAGGTCATGATGGGCCCGGTCTGCACGCAGATGCTGGCCGACCACGGCGCCGACGTCATCAAGATCGAGCGCAAGGGCGCGGGCGACCTGAGCCGTTCGACCTTTGCGCCGGTGGCAGGCAATGACAACCCGATCTTCTGCAGCCTGAACCGCAACAAGCGCAGCGTGGAAATCGATCTGCGCGATGCGGAGCAGATGGAGCTGGTGAAGGCGCTCATCGCCGGTGCCGACGTGGTCACCAACAACTTCCGCGCCGGCGTGATGGAGCGGCTGGGCCTGGGTTACGAAGACTGCAAGCGCCTGAACCCGCGCATCATCTACGCGGTGGGCACCGGCTTCGGCGAGACCGGCCCCTACGCCCACAAGGGCGGGCAGGACGTGCTGGCGCAGGCGCTCACCGGTGTGATGGCGCGCCGCGCCGATGCCTCGGTGCCGGTGTCGATCTACCCGACCGCGCTGGCCGACTACACCGCCGGCATGCACATGGTGCAGGGCATCCTGCTGGCGCTGCTGCAGCGCGAGCGCACGGGTGAAGGCCAGAAGATCGCTGTATCGCTCTACAACTCCATGCTCGCGATGCAGATGCAGGAAGCGGCCATGGTGATGATGGAAGACTCCGAAGTGAACTGGGCCGCGATGCCGCTGTCGGGCGTGTTCGACACGCAGACCGGGCCGCTGGTGCTGGTGGGCGCGTTCAAGGCGAATCCGCTGCGCGACATCTGCACGGCGCTGGGCATCGATGACCTGTCGCTCGATGCGCGTTTCTCCAGCATGGCGGTGCAGTTCGCGAACAAGGTGGAACTGCACGCGATCTTCCGCGAGCGCTTTACGAGCAACACGCGCGACCATTGGCTGACGCGGCTCGAAGAGCAAGACCTGCTTTCGGCCCCCGTGCGCGACATGCGCGAGGCTCTGGTCGATCCGCAGACCCTGCACAACGCGATGATTCTCGAAGGTGATTCTTCGTCGAGCCGGCCGCTGAAATTCATCGCCAGCCCGATCCAGATGTCGGGCGCCAAGGCCGGCCTGCGGCGTGAGCCGCCCAAGCTGGGGCAGCACACCGAAGAAGTGCTGGCCGAGGCGCGCGCGCTGATCGAAGAGGCCGATGCATGAGCGTCCTTTATGAAGTCATCGACCACGTCGCCACGGTCACCATCGACCGGCCCGAGGTGTTGAATGCGGTGGACCTGCCGACCGAGGCTGAACTGCAGCGCATCTGGACCGACATCGAATCGCGCGACGACATCCGCGCGGTGGTGCTCACCGGCGCGGGCGAACGCTCGTTCTGCGCGGGCGCCGACCTGAAGAACACCTCGAACCTCAAGGGCGTGGAGTACTGGGCCGCAGCGCGCCCCGGTGGCTTCGGCGGCATCGCATTGCGCGAGACGCTCGACGCGCCGGTGATCGCCCGCGTCAACGGCCTGGCGCTCGGCGGCGGTTTCGAGATGGTGCTGGGCTGCGACATCGTCGTGGCCTGCGAAGAGGCCAGCTTCGGTCTGCCCGAGCCGCTGGTGGGTCGCCTGCCGCTGGACGGCGGCATGCTGCTGCTGCAACGGCAGATTCCGTACCGCCAGGCCATGGGCATGATGCTCACCGGCCAACGCGTGAAGGCGCAGCGCGCGCTGGAGATGGGCCTTGTCAACGAGGTGGTGCCACGCGCCGAACTCGACACCGCCGTCCACCGCTGGGTGCAGCAGATGCTGGCCTGCGCGCCGCTCTCGCTCAAGGCCATCAAGCAGGTGGTGCGCCGCACCGGCACGCTCGCGCCGGCAGAGGCGCACCGCATGCGGTTGCCGGCGCTGGTGGCCGCGCTGCAGTCCGAAGACGCGAACGAAGGCGTGCTGGCGTTCCAGCAGAAGCGCAAGCCGCAGTGGCTGGGCCGCTAGGCGCCCGCCCTTCATGCCATGGCCTACGTCATCACCGGCGCCTGCATCGACATCAAGGACGGCGCCTGCGTCAAGTGCTGTCCGGTCGATTGCATCTACGAAGGCGAGCGCACTCTGTACATTCACCCGGATGAATGCATCGACTGCGGCGTTTGCGTGTCCGCCTGCCCCACGCAGGCCATCTACGAAGACCTTCGGCTGCCGCCCGAAATGGAACACTTCGCGGCCATCAACCGCGAGTTCTTCGCGGCCAACGTCAGCGGGCTCGGTTCGCCCGGTGGCGCCGACGCGAAGCGCATCGCCTGCGACCATCCGGCCATTGCTGCGACGCCGCATATGGCTGGTTGAGCAGGTGGCAGAGGGGAGGGCCGGCTGATGCACGCCAGCATCCTCAAGTACTTCATTGAAGTCGCCAGTTGCGGCTCGGTGCGCAAGGCCTCCGAACGGCTCTATGTTGCGGCCAGCGCCGTCAACCGGCAGATCCACAAGCTGGAAGACGAACTGGGTGTGGAGCTGTTCGACCGCATGCCCAACGGCCTGCGGCTCAATGCGGCCGGCGAGCGCCTGCTCAAGCACGCGCAGGAAACGCTGCATCAATACCAGGTGATGCGCACCGAACTGGATGCGCTCAAGGGCGAGCGCACCGGCCATGTGAAGGTGGCGGCGATGGACTCCTTCTTCGAGGACCTGCTGCCCTCGGCGGTGGAAGACTTTTTGCAGGTGTTCCCGGCCGTCACGTACACCATCACCGCCGTGCAGCCGATGGATGTGGCGCAGATGGTGATGTCGGGGCAGGTCGACGTGGGCATGACCTTCGTGAGCCGGCTGCCGGGCGGCGTGGCCGCTGTGGCGCTGGCGAATCTGCCGATCGGCGTGGTGATGCCGCCTGGCCATCCGCTCGCAAAGCAGGCCAGTGTGTCGCTGAAGGAATGTGCGCGCTATCCCTTCTTACGCTCCAGCTCGCACCCGGTCATCAGTGCGGCGCTGTCGCCCGAGTTCGCCGCGTTCTGGGACGACATGGAGCCGGCCGCCACCTGCAATTCAACGCCGATGCTCAAGCGGCTGATCATGGCGGGCAAGGGCATTTCGTGCTTCTCGAAGATCGCCTTCATCGAAGACCTGAAGCGCGGCGACCTGATCTGGCGGCCCTTCGAGCTGCCCGCGCTCGACCAGTTGCAGGTGGGCATCGTGGTGCCGTCGCAGCGGGTGCTGCCGCATGTCACGCAGAATTTTGTCGGGCGCATGGCGCGGCGGCTGACCCAACTGGAGATCGCTGCCGCTGCCGTGTGACCGTGCCGGCGCGAGCGGCTTTGCTCTATTCGCCTTCCAGGATGCCGACGGTCCGGCACAGCGCCTCGGTCAGGAGGACGGTGTCGCGGCCGGCTTTTTGGCTCGAGACCACGAAGGCGTTGCTGTCGTTGAAGAGGCGATAGGCCATGAGCGTCTGCGGGGCCAGTGGCTTGCCCGTCTGCCGTGCCTCTTCAGCGAGCGCCTGACGGAATGTGAGCAGGCGCGTGTCCGGGTGCTGCTTGCGCGAGGCCTCGAAGACCTCGTGCGGCGTCGCGCGGTTCGTCAGCGATGGGAAGACTTCGCGCAACTCCGCGAGCGGCACGCAGCCCGATTCGTGGCTCATGATGAACCACGTCGGTTCTGCCGCATGGCTCTCCATCGCATGCGCTGCAACGAACAGGGTGGCCAGGGCGACGAAAGTGCGGGATGCTGCGATCAAGGCCGGGATCTCCAGGGAAGGGGCGGAAGGCGCATTCTGCTGCGGGCGGGCATGGCATCATCGTGCGCCTCTCCCACCCGCATGCCCATGTCCGCAGATTCCTTCGTCCGCCGCGTCCGCAGCCAGCTCGACCAGTTGTCCGCAACCGAGCGGCAGCTTGCCGATTTCGTGCTGGAGTTTCCGGGCGAGCTGGCCAGCTATGCGGGCAACGAACTGGCGGAGCTGGCGGGGGTGTCGCCATCGACGGTGAGCCGCTTCATCCGTCGCATCGGCTACGAGAACTACGAAGAGGCCCGGCGCCAGGTTCGCGAGGAAAAGCAGACCGGCTCGCCGCTGTTCCAGAACGCGACCGAGGCGTCCAAGCGCGGCCGCCTGGTCGCCACGCATTTCCAGCAGTCGCAGGCCAACCTGGCCAGCACCTTCGACCGGCTCAACGACAGGCAGATGGCCGGCATCGTCAAGGCGATCATCGGCGCGGGACAGGTGCTGATCTTCGGCAGCCGCAGCAGCCATGCCTTCGCGCTCTACCTGCGCTGGCAGATCGTGCAGGTGGTGCCGCGCGTCACCGCGATTCCCGGGCCGGGCGAGACGCTGGCCGAACACTTGGTGGGATTGACCGCGCGCGACTGCGTGATCGTTTTCGGCACGCGCCGCCAGACGCGGCAGATGGACATCCTGCTTGCTGGCGCCAGCAAGGCCGGGGCGAAGATCGTCTACATCAGCGACAAGGCCTCGCCGGATTTCGCCGGTGCCACCTGGTCGCTGCAATGTGATTGCCGGGGGCCGGGGCTTCTGGACAATCACACGGCCGTGATGGGCATCTGCGACCTGATCGCCACGATGGTGATCGAGGCCTCGGGCTCTGCCGGGCGCAAGCGGCTGGCCGCGATTGAACTCGGGCACGAGGAAAACGGCGAGTTCTGATCGGCGCGATCCCGGCCGGATCTCGTTGAAAAAGCGCACGACGACGGTGCGTATCCGCCCGACCAAGGTGCATGCGTACGGGCTGCCGCGCACCGCAGATGCGAAGGGTCCGTGACGGCCTTTCCACGCTTTCCTCTCTGAACAGTGCCGCGCGGCACCGGGTTTCCGGTCGTTGCGAAAAACCGGGCATGTCACTTGCATGGGGTTGCTCAATTCTGAAATCTAGATTTCACAAAATCAAACTAGGTGAAATCTATATGTCAGTCCATCGGAGTCGTCGATAGCATCCGAGGCGATTCCAGACAGCACCGAGCAAAGCACTTCATTCCTTTCCCAAGGGGTTTCCAATGGCTGGACCTGCACTTTCTTCCGGGCCCGACTCGCCCCGGGTTGCCGAGCTCGATCGGGCGCTCGACAAGATCGGCGTCACGCGATCGCATCACACGATCATCTTTCTGATCCTCATCGGCTGCCTGTTCGACAGCTTCGAGCAGAACGCGGTGGGCATCGTGGGGCCGATGCTGCGCGAGCAGTGGGGGCTGAGCGCTTCCGACATCGGCTTGCTGAACACCGTCACCTTTGCCTGCGCGGCCGTGGGGCGGATCATCTCGGGCTTCATCGCCGACCGCTACGGCCGGCGCGTGATGCTGTCTATCGATCTGCTGTTGTTCACCCTTGGCGCAGGCATCTGTGCGATGGCGCCCAACCTTGCGGTGATGGCGCTGGGCCGTGCGGTCGTCGGCTTCGGGCTGGGCGGCGAGATCGCGATTGCCGTCACCATGCTGGCCGAGTTCTGCTCGACCAAGTTCCGCGGCACCGCGGTCGGGCTGGTGAACGTCGGCGCCGGTGGGCTCGGCAACTTCCTTGCGCCGGGTTTCGGCCTGCTGGTGTTCTGGATGTTCCCGGGCGACAACGCATGGCGCTGGCTGTTCGCCTGCCTGATGGTGCCGGCGCTGCTCGGTGCCTTCTATCGCCGCTACATCCCCGAGACGCCGCGCTTTCTGCTGTCGCAGGGCAAGGTGAAGGAAGTCAACGCGGTGTTGTCGCGGCTGGCGTCGGGCCGCCTTTCGGCGAAGAGCGTGCCGCAGCATCAGTACATCACCGACGACGGGCTTGCTGCGCCGAATGCCCGCGTCAAGGTGCGCGTGACCGAGATATTTCGCGGTGCGCTGGCACGGCGGACTGTTCCGCTGTGCATCACGATCTGGATGACTTACGGCGCGCAGATTTCGGTGCTCACGCTGATGCCGACCATTCTTGTCACGCTGGGCTACAGCATGTCGAAGAGCCTGCTCTTCACGATGGTGATGCAGGGCGGCAGCCTGCTGGGGGCCATCGCGGCCTCGTTGCTGGGCTTTCACTTTCCGCGCAAGCGCGTGCTGACGGCCGGTGCCGTGTGCGCCTGCCTTGCGGCGCTGACCATCGGCTTCGCGGCCAAGAGCATCGTGGTGATATTGATTGCGGGCGCGGTGTTCCAGTTCTTCGTGCTGCTGCTCAACACGACCATCTGGATCTTCGCGCCCGAGCTGTACCCGACCCGGGTGCGCGCCTTCGGCACGGCCTTCATCCTTGCCACCGGCACGGCCGCAGGCGCGCTGATGCCGCTGGTGGCTGGCCGCCTCTTCGATGCCTTCGGCCTGGTCGGCGTGTTCAGCCTGGCGGCCGGCATGTACGCGGTCTTCGTGGTCAGCGTGCAGAGCGTGCCCGAGACCTACGGCCAGTCACCCGATGCACTGCCGCTGCCGGGTGAAACCCCCGGCGATGACACGGCCCCGGCCACGAAGATCGTGCAGCCGGGTTGAATTTCCAGAGAGTCCCACGCATGCAAGAAATCCTGCTCATCAACCCCAACTCTTCGTCGGCGACCACCGCCATGATGGTGAAGATCGCCAACAGCGAAGCACCGGCCGGCTGTCGCGTGACCGGTGTTACCGCAGCCGGCGGCCCGACCATGATCGTCAATGAACACGAGCTGGATGCGGCGGCCACGGAGGTCCTGAAGGCGTGGCGTTCCGCAGGCGGGCGATGGGATGGCGTGATCGTCAGCGCCTTCGGCGATCCGGGCATCGAGTGGCTGCGCCGTGAAGCGAGCGTGCCGGTGGTCGGCATCGCCGAAGCATCGATGCTCGTGGCCAGCGAGGGCCGTCGCCGCTTCGGCATTGCCACGGTCACGCCCGAGCTGGTGTCGCCCATCGAGGGTCGCGCGGCCGCGCTGGGACTGCGCGATCTCTACACGGGCATCCGCCTGACGCAAGGCGACCCGCGCGCGTTGGCGGCCGATCCGCAGGCGCTGGAAGAAGCGCTGGCACAGGCCGTGCAACGCTGCATCGACGAAGACGGCGCCCAGGCGGTGATCATCGGCGGCGGTCCGCTCGGGCAGGCTGCATTGGCACTCGCCTCGCGCTTCGATGTGCCGGTGATCGCGCCGATCTCGGCCGCCATGCGACTGCTGTGTTCGCGGCTCGCAGCAACCCGAGGAGCATGAGGAATGAGCACTGTGGTCTTGCCTCCAGCGTCAGACATGTCCGTGGACACCCTCGCGGAACGCGACCTGACTTTCAGGCGCATCGTCTGGCGCCTGATTCCCTTTCTCACGCTGGTCTGGTTCCTGGCGTGGATCGACCGGGTCAACGTCGGCTTCGCGAAGCTCACGATGATGAGCGACCTGCAATGGTCCGACGCCGTCTACGGCGCGGGTGCGGGCGTGTTCTTCATCGGCTACTTTTTCTTCGAGGTGCCCAGCAACGTCCTGCTGCAGAAGTTCGGCGCCAAGAAAACCATCATGCGAATCACCATCGGTTGGGGCGTGGTGTGCGTGTTGATGGCCTTGGTGAAGACGCCGCTGCAGTTCTATGTGTTGCGCTTCCTGATGGGCGCCTTCGAGGCAGGTCTGCAGCCCGGCGTGATCCTGTACCTGACGTACTGGCTGCCGGCGCACCGGCGCGGCAAGGCGCTCGCATTCCTCCTGTCGGCCTCGGCCCTGTCGTTGATGCTCGGCAGTCCGATCGCGGCCTACCTGATGGAAACGCTGAGCGGTGCGGGCGGCTATCGCGGCTGGCAGTGGTTGTTCGTGCTCGAGGGCATTCCGT includes:
- a CDS encoding ABC transporter substrate-binding protein, which translates into the protein MANLRDPGRRSLLKTSLIAGGLSAGGLLSVDAFAQGKARINMQLGWIVGGNQIGEVVAKRMGFYEQEGIDFAIQPGGPNIDGVAIIASGRYEVGQVSSSPSIMLAVSQGLPIKCFAIGAQKHPYTYFSLAKNPVRKPADLVGKRVGIPSTAAILLRALLAKNKIAEKDVKVISIGADMSPLLTGQVDVVTGWLTNTTAIKVLGPDIASLTQWDAGVRLYALPYYASTKTLETQPKVIEAFLRATAKGWHYVRANRDQSVDMLVKEYPNLKREDERVAVDVMLEYAFGGMAQTQGWGAMDPAVWQEQITTYADLGQFTARTPKVEDVISLDALKATAAARAVKA
- a CDS encoding ABC transporter ATP-binding protein; this translates as MAAVLNAPPASAPAAPAIACRDIGVRFFTERRDVTAIGSLDLDVAQGEFLTLLGPSGCGKSTFLRVVADLLQPSRGRIEVLSSTPQAARKNRDIGFVFQDAALLPWRTALQNVELPLQVGGGASRKGRRSPRELLELVGLKDRLNAFPHEMSGGQRQRVSIARALASDPKILLMDEPFGALDEITRDRLNEEILRVWRETGVTILFVTHSIHEAAFLGQRVLMLAANPGRVREIVPVELPRERTLEMRETPEFVRLTSHLRRVLETC
- a CDS encoding ABC transporter permease; its protein translation is MNTRSLDSAVSGAFAAPADPEYLAWAAARQRRLWRRRILPALGIGGLVFLWWAVIVVFDVKPFIAPTPWAVLETLYAKRDVLLDNLLPTAMEAAGGFVLGNLAAIAVATVFVHNKTLQDIFFPVVLMFNAVPLVAKAPVLVLIMGNGMEPKITIAALVCFFPTLVNMVRGLESVNPQAMELMRVLSASKTEIFFRLRLLNALPYLFSALRIAASMCVIGAVVGEWVGATVGIGAMILQATFNFDSPLLYAAIVMSATLSGLFFLLVTLAERWVIRWQPEAAP
- a CDS encoding FAD-dependent oxidoreductase, translated to MSRIGDWMQEPAHDVRVAAESDVVVVGGGPAGQAAALAAARNGASVTLLERYNHLGGLASGGMVLVLDDMWDSHQQEISVRGICLEMIERMSALGLAEYPRQQDWGTLPDSVRRWKRWGTYDFHSKEKPHPICFAAAFDPDAWKRTSLEMVQQAGIELRLHSWFSRTLVEDGKVKGVVCETKGGREAILGKVVIDATGDLDVAASAGAPHISGSYIVTTVFRLGAVDTEEAERFEREEPVAWQALDREIKHMLGGAWDAWWLKTPLPGVVWCNCPHMPGLDGLKVSDLTRAEVQGRATIHKVIDFVRARLPGFSKCTLIDMAPQTGIRQTRLLEGAYVMTKEDVAQRTRFDDSVARGRDYYYPYRTLLPRSVENLLVAGRHYSATSAAQKISREIPPCMAMGEATGTAAALALNAGVSVRDVDVAKLQKTLRAQGADPGDQKGPNADVPAIARSFVKEAA
- a CDS encoding CaiB/BaiF CoA transferase family protein produces the protein MSSANALPLDGIRVIDFTQVMMGPVCTQMLADHGADVIKIERKGAGDLSRSTFAPVAGNDNPIFCSLNRNKRSVEIDLRDAEQMELVKALIAGADVVTNNFRAGVMERLGLGYEDCKRLNPRIIYAVGTGFGETGPYAHKGGQDVLAQALTGVMARRADASVPVSIYPTALADYTAGMHMVQGILLALLQRERTGEGQKIAVSLYNSMLAMQMQEAAMVMMEDSEVNWAAMPLSGVFDTQTGPLVLVGAFKANPLRDICTALGIDDLSLDARFSSMAVQFANKVELHAIFRERFTSNTRDHWLTRLEEQDLLSAPVRDMREALVDPQTLHNAMILEGDSSSSRPLKFIASPIQMSGAKAGLRREPPKLGQHTEEVLAEARALIEEADA
- a CDS encoding enoyl-CoA hydratase-related protein, with the protein product MSVLYEVIDHVATVTIDRPEVLNAVDLPTEAELQRIWTDIESRDDIRAVVLTGAGERSFCAGADLKNTSNLKGVEYWAAARPGGFGGIALRETLDAPVIARVNGLALGGGFEMVLGCDIVVACEEASFGLPEPLVGRLPLDGGMLLLQRQIPYRQAMGMMLTGQRVKAQRALEMGLVNEVVPRAELDTAVHRWVQQMLACAPLSLKAIKQVVRRTGTLAPAEAHRMRLPALVAALQSEDANEGVLAFQQKRKPQWLGR
- the fdxA gene encoding ferredoxin, with protein sequence MAYVITGACIDIKDGACVKCCPVDCIYEGERTLYIHPDECIDCGVCVSACPTQAIYEDLRLPPEMEHFAAINREFFAANVSGLGSPGGADAKRIACDHPAIAATPHMAG
- a CDS encoding LysR family transcriptional regulator, which codes for MHASILKYFIEVASCGSVRKASERLYVAASAVNRQIHKLEDELGVELFDRMPNGLRLNAAGERLLKHAQETLHQYQVMRTELDALKGERTGHVKVAAMDSFFEDLLPSAVEDFLQVFPAVTYTITAVQPMDVAQMVMSGQVDVGMTFVSRLPGGVAAVALANLPIGVVMPPGHPLAKQASVSLKECARYPFLRSSSHPVISAALSPEFAAFWDDMEPAATCNSTPMLKRLIMAGKGISCFSKIAFIEDLKRGDLIWRPFELPALDQLQVGIVVPSQRVLPHVTQNFVGRMARRLTQLEIAAAAV
- a CDS encoding MurR/RpiR family transcriptional regulator, whose amino-acid sequence is MPMSADSFVRRVRSQLDQLSATERQLADFVLEFPGELASYAGNELAELAGVSPSTVSRFIRRIGYENYEEARRQVREEKQTGSPLFQNATEASKRGRLVATHFQQSQANLASTFDRLNDRQMAGIVKAIIGAGQVLIFGSRSSHAFALYLRWQIVQVVPRVTAIPGPGETLAEHLVGLTARDCVIVFGTRRQTRQMDILLAGASKAGAKIVYISDKASPDFAGATWSLQCDCRGPGLLDNHTAVMGICDLIATMVIEASGSAGRKRLAAIELGHEENGEF
- a CDS encoding MFS transporter, encoding MAGPALSSGPDSPRVAELDRALDKIGVTRSHHTIIFLILIGCLFDSFEQNAVGIVGPMLREQWGLSASDIGLLNTVTFACAAVGRIISGFIADRYGRRVMLSIDLLLFTLGAGICAMAPNLAVMALGRAVVGFGLGGEIAIAVTMLAEFCSTKFRGTAVGLVNVGAGGLGNFLAPGFGLLVFWMFPGDNAWRWLFACLMVPALLGAFYRRYIPETPRFLLSQGKVKEVNAVLSRLASGRLSAKSVPQHQYITDDGLAAPNARVKVRVTEIFRGALARRTVPLCITIWMTYGAQISVLTLMPTILVTLGYSMSKSLLFTMVMQGGSLLGAIAASLLGFHFPRKRVLTAGAVCACLAALTIGFAAKSIVVILIAGAVFQFFVLLLNTTIWIFAPELYPTRVRAFGTAFILATGTAAGALMPLVAGRLFDAFGLVGVFSLAAGMYAVFVVSVQSVPETYGQSPDALPLPGETPGDDTAPATKIVQPG
- a CDS encoding aspartate/glutamate racemase family protein; amino-acid sequence: MQEILLINPNSSSATTAMMVKIANSEAPAGCRVTGVTAAGGPTMIVNEHELDAAATEVLKAWRSAGGRWDGVIVSAFGDPGIEWLRREASVPVVGIAEASMLVASEGRRRFGIATVTPELVSPIEGRAAALGLRDLYTGIRLTQGDPRALAADPQALEEALAQAVQRCIDEDGAQAVIIGGGPLGQAALALASRFDVPVIAPISAAMRLLCSRLAATRGA